A stretch of the Gemmatimonadota bacterium genome encodes the following:
- a CDS encoding ZIP family metal transporter, protein MSALPILLAVFAALANVAGAAVVVSRPNWSRAALELMIALSAGFLIAVALADIVPEAIARGGERAAIVMLAGFVLVHLTQHALVRHFHFGEETHAVSERVSRTALVGLLLHTFVDGVAIASAFAVSAQLGAFVFGAIFLHKLPEGLAISSLFVAAGGSRRSALGAGALLGAATVAGVIATNVVAPLAEYGLALSAGVTLYVGASNLIPEFQGKPGWRHNIAFFVGCAVYLMARAVVRG, encoded by the coding sequence GTGAGCGCGCTCCCCATACTGCTCGCGGTATTTGCGGCGCTCGCGAACGTGGCCGGAGCGGCCGTGGTGGTCTCGCGTCCGAACTGGAGTCGTGCGGCGCTCGAGTTGATGATCGCGCTGTCGGCAGGGTTTTTGATTGCGGTCGCGCTCGCTGACATTGTTCCCGAGGCGATTGCTCGGGGCGGGGAGCGGGCCGCGATCGTGATGCTCGCCGGCTTTGTGCTGGTGCACCTCACGCAGCACGCGTTGGTGCGCCATTTCCATTTTGGCGAGGAAACGCACGCGGTGTCGGAACGCGTGAGTCGGACCGCTCTCGTTGGGCTGCTCTTGCACACGTTCGTTGATGGCGTCGCCATCGCGAGCGCGTTTGCGGTGAGCGCACAACTCGGCGCGTTTGTGTTCGGCGCGATTTTCCTGCACAAACTGCCGGAGGGGCTCGCGATTTCCTCGCTGTTTGTGGCCGCCGGTGGATCGCGGCGCTCGGCGCTTGGGGCAGGCGCGCTCCTTGGCGCGGCGACGGTGGCTGGTGTGATCGCCACGAATGTCGTTGCGCCTTTGGCGGAGTACGGTCTCGCGTTGTCCGCTGGCGTCACGCTGTATGTGGGAGCGTCCAACCTGATCCCAGAGTTTCAGGGGAAGCCGGGCTGGCGCCACAACATCGCGTTCTTCGTTGGGTGTGCGGTGTACTTGATGGCGCGAGCGGTGGTTCGTGGCTGA